A single region of the Drosophila miranda strain MSH22 chromosome 2, D.miranda_PacBio2.1, whole genome shotgun sequence genome encodes:
- the LOC108155005 gene encoding tubulin polyglutamylase TTLL5 — protein MPSSLCETIKNSADNLEFPKHDDWITSGKMGSREAVLVFRTNILNPKTRKNLSETYSSPVLPESRSNMEATLLCRNGENDISSLSLPLCSNEDLSGSKQRKIYVSIRNSVNINQTENSDFQSTAKKMNKQYSSSDTSMSSEGEEPTRNIKNKFRTLKKNPNDINTNLVEDVSKESGYDSTTPAKSITNISASEEDECVTEDDEECGIVMPAYKLKITYKFIQTETKLLRKIFDVHGLREVEGDNNFNLLWTGVHMKLDILRNLAPYQRVNHFPRSYELTRKDRLYKNIERMQHLRGMKHFDIVPQSFILPLESRDLIIAHNKHRGPWIVKPAASSRGRGIFIVNSPDQIPQDEQVLVSKYIVDPLCIDGHKCDLRVYVLVTSFDPLIIYLYKEGIVRLATVRYDRNADNLWNPCMHLCNYSINKYHSDYIRSSDAQDEDVGHKWTLSALLRHLKIQGCDTHQLMLNIEDLIIKAILACAQTIISACRMFVPNGNNCFELYGFDILIDNSLKPWLLEVNLSPSMGVDSPLDTKVKSCLIADLLTCVGIPAYSPEVRSHYDSKWSRFRSSSCQRSINVTSVSYKIKKNKKKGSVSTDHLTGEEQRILRNARLQYSRRGGFERIFPTADSMQRYGNFLDSTNGIPISTPNVQGQTFQTLIMQHNYNQMLHSNLYCQDTSYTIDDSLEKNRIKQYERALETGSEIPFVKKPAVEKSEEEGRRQRKLMLKKIGTGSELTQFQARQTFSLYLESVLRRITQDPRDNHEKIILKFLNKFGGSVKPPVLFRNTQSIKVISKARSAMVAKLLGDFLENYKRDTEAYVDSFDHFGMIPSSAYHQFLTHAQESDLEAVLTLHTNVTGIMPFLYNRCGLSVPPTPPIPSGLHGFLRALPSMVSSSGVAREVSKYDGYFKNNDKDYENVQDASIRPKSSRRF, from the exons ATGCCTTCTTCACTGTGTGAAACGATTAAAAATTCCGC AGACAATTTAGAATTTCCAAAACATGATGATTGGATTACAAGTGGAAAAATGGGTTCACGGGAAGCCGTTCTGGTGTTTCGAACAAACATACTCAATCCAAAAACTAGAAAGAATTTATCGGAAACCTACTCGTCGCCAGTACTGCCAGAGAGCAGATCTAATATGGAGGCAACTCTTTTGTGCCGAAATGGTGAAAATGACATAAGTTCTTTATCCCTACCACTATGCAGTAACGAAGACTTGAGTGGTTCAAAACAGCGAAAAATCTATGTGTCCATTAGAAATTCGGTCAATATTAATCAAACTGAAAATTCAGACTTTCAAAGCACTGCAAAAAAGATGAATAAGCAGTATTCCTCAAGCGATACGTCTATGTCAAGCGAAGGAGAAGAACCTACAcgaaatataaaaaataaatttcgAACCCTAAAAAAGAATCCGAATGACATAAACACTAACTTAGTAGAAGATGTATCAAAGGAAAGTGGCTACGATTCCACAACACCTGCCAAATCAATAACGAACATCAGCGCAAGTGAGGAAGATGAATGTGTTACAGAGGACGACGAAGAATGTGGTATTGTTATGCCGGCATATAAGCTGAAAATCACCTATAAGTTTATTCAAACTGAAACAAAATTGCTCAGAAAGATATTTGATGTGCATGGCCTTAGAGAAGTTGAGGGtgataataattttaatttactATGGACTGGGGTTCATATGAAATTGGATATACTGAGAAATTTAGCACCGTATCAAAGAGTCAATCATTTTCCTAG GTCCTACGAGTTAACCCGAAAAGATAGACTCTATAAAAACATCGAGCGTATGCAACATCTTCGTGGAATGAAACATTTTGACATTGTACCCCAATCGTTTATTCTTCCCTTGGAATCACGAGACCTAATAATAGCACATAACAAACATCGTGGCCCATGGATAGTAAAACCAGCAGCATCAAGTAGAGGAAGAGGAATATTCATTGTAAATTCG CCAGATCAAATTCCTCAGGATGAACAAGTTCTTGTATCAAAGTATATTGTTGACCCGCTTTGTATTGATGGACACAAGTGTGAtttacgagtatatgtatTAGTTACATCTTTTGATCCTCTTATTATTTACCTTTACAAAGAGGGAATAGTAAGATTAGCCACAGTCAGATACGATAGAAATGCTGATAATCTATGGAACCCGTGTATGCATCTTTGCAATTACAGCATCAACAAATACCATTCCGACTACATCAGATCCTCAGATGCCCAAGATGAGGATGTGGGCCATAAATGGACATTATCGGCTCTCTTAAGGCACCTGAAAATTCAGGGCTGTGATACTCATCAGTTAATGCTGAATATAGAAGATTTAATAATAAAAGCTATTCTGGCCTGTGCTCAAACCATTATTTCCGCATGTAGAATGTTCGTTCCCAATGGAAATAACTGTTTTGAATTATATGGATTTGATATTCTAATCGACAATTCACTTAAGCCTTGGTTACTAGAAGTGAATCTTTCGCCATCTATGGGAGTAGATAGTCCCTTAGATACTAAAGTAAAGTCATGCCTAATTGCTGATTTATTGACTTGCGTTGGTATACCAGCATATAGTCCAGAAGTGAGATCACATTACGATAGCAAATGGTCGCGATTCCGCAGTTCTAGTTGTCAAAGGAGTATTAATGTGACAAGTGTCTCATATAAAATCAAAAAGAATAAGAAAAAAGGGTCCGTCAGCACTGATCATCTGACTGGTGAAGAACAGCGCATATTACGAAATGCTCGTTTACAATATTCCCGTCGAGGAGGATTTGAACGCATATTTCCTACAGCTGACTCAATGCAGCGGTATGGTAACTTTTTAGATTCTACAAATGGTATTCCGATCTCTACCCCAAACGTACAAGGCCAGACATTCCAAACATTAATTATGCAGCATAACTATAACCAAATGCTTCACTCAAATTTATACTGCCAGGATACGAGTTATACTATAGATGATAGTTTAGAAAAAAATCGTATTAAACAATACGAACGAGCCTTGGAGACTGGATCTGAAATTCCATTTGTAAAGAAGCCTGCAGTGGAAAAATCCGAAGAAGAAGGTAGAAGGCAACGAAAACTGATGCTTAAAAAAATTGGAACTGGCTCTGAACTAACTCAGTTTCAAGCGCGGCAAACTTTCAGCTTGTACCTGGAATCTGTTTTAAGACGAATAACACAAGATCCCAGAGACAATCATGAAAAAATTATActaaagtttttaaacaaatttgGAGGATCCGTTAAACCGCCAGTATTATTTCGAAATACTCAAAGCATAAAAGTTATAAGTAAAGCCCGTTCAGCAATGGTAGCAAAGCTCCTTGGAGATTTTCTGGAAAATTATAAAAGAGACACAGAAGCATATGTGGACTCATTTGATCATTTTGGAATGATACCTTCTAGTGCTTATCATCAATTTTTGACGCACGCTCAAGAGTCCGATTTAGAAGCAGTCCTCACTCTTCATACTAATGTTACTGGAATTATGCCCTTTCTGTATAATCGCTGTGGATTATCAGTGCCACCTACGCCACCGATTCCGTCCGGCTTGCATGGGTTTTTGAGAGCTCTTCCATCGATGGTATCATCTTCTGGTGTAGCTAGAGAAGTTAGCAAATATGATGGATATTTCAAAAACAATGATAAAGATTATGAAAATGTACAAGATGCATCTATAAGACCCAAGAGTTCAAGGCGATTTTGA
- the LOC117185772 gene encoding uncharacterized protein LOC117185772: MNTNNIRTHKPIDGAKFLEMLSTISLEEVLIFEFRRSTTDKWEVMVVCPNPLKKMYLCNICKVVQYGDKNLFSHLCGKKHNLLLTSIKQLQIRNRFSTQQKSSSPKSLNAASVIVNNTGSGKGYSAANKNLPTRNPGTPTTISQKMATATVKPQSFPKKASSSARTYSQQPGPNEELIKIPSNGSKNYANARSIPCENEDRTDSSKEIKSKTSLVINDNQKKKNDSGTVVDTLIKVTTANSPATSLSSTIFCDGLKHKNKVENSALKSVSKSISEELPHFQGSAEVEPCPKTTRMVQNMVVSQNNLDTQNIVKNPLSTKISCVPLAKLLSAAESNERSKGNSDVIIIDEKEPNQSNKRENANNNIRQVQNTKQFFSNIERIGNKNILDKTDEIIPVIGVASSVNESKTSSGSSIFTFESKKNPNKIVGLVGVEYVVKVVRNINDKNARYQCSFCDITSDEAAMHTHLLGYNHRLKYFEKHFPTAMRQYRQYVSEVTESDVCKVMIPILDKLAMAVEKYYGRESAYPCYDNFYKTNRLAVVAKVFNRRHFSEKTGPTFTHVVDPKDVEKLLENTRIKSNQPVNDGSSIVNLCESQNINISQAVSYTTNTYFSYPKLAEAPFTETVDDETHKRLVENFLRDTRKSSVASKPPFRNLKRARSRSRSSERWKKLPSPELKKQYNTERRSLSLSPLRDGDIWQAYRHMVDQKVRELNVSFEVYKSDPEQHPLYQVEWQTFWKRRKDELIMAGINHRSYNFQNEWIIFFNARLEELYNRDLENIKLKCRDRLCLPLTNDELMNKNYHVRTPERININMETMGTPKSSLGNHVNDDTTNIIHVLRLLTALEEFLGSLGPFITEMLTKALQAQKADPDNIHNLLLTSENCAILETTKEKFTGILISKIYDPAKERAIKKAINDTEALLKNVEKSMRTINSNSKGNSAHQITKKMDNQMGNKDLFNVQTPIDKRELAAKLASSLISQGKTSINRDELQKILHVYSLIEKKKRLEEFENLETGRMNNTAEPFLPDNLSYNSSHDTVLTQRSIRNFNTMNDWNSMNTGQNSFASAAHMNNKNSNPPNTTNTFSFRHGFGLDGYQNSQFDSAAVTRNQSNNMQKSMNFSSIFPCDLNQRNNR; encoded by the coding sequence ATGAATACCAATAACATTCGAACACATAAGCCCATCGATGGGGCAAAATTTCTGGAGATGTTGTCAACCATATCATTGGAAGAAGTATTGATTTTTGAGTTTCGGCGAAGTACAACTGATAAATGGGAAGTCATGGTAGTATGTCCGAACCCATTAAAGAAGATGTATCTCTGCAATATTTGCAAAGTTGTTCAGTACGGGGACAAAAATTTATTCAGTCATCTGTGTGGTAAAAAGCACAACTTACTCCTGACCAGCATAAAACAACTCCAAATACGCAATCGATTTTCTACTCAACAGAAATCAAGCTCTCCGAAATCACTGAATGCAGCAAGCGTCATCGTAAATAACACAGGAAGTGGTAAAGGCTATTCTGCTGCAAACAAAAATCTTCCGACTCGAAACCCTGGCACCCCCACTACTATTAGTCAAAAAATGGCAACAGCGACAGTAAAACCCCAATCTTTTCCAAAAAAAGCCAGTTCCAGCGCGCGGACTTATTCACAACAACCCGGTCCAAATGAAGAATTAATAAAAATCCCGAGCAATGGCtctaaaaattatgcaaacgccAGAAGTATTCCATGCGAAAATGAAGACCGTACGGATTCGTCCAAAGAAATAAAATCTAAAACAAGTCTAGTTATAAATgacaatcaaaaaaaaaaaaatgattcGGGAACGGTAGTAGATACTTTGATAAAAGTCACAACAGCAAACTCACCCGCGACTTCATTAAGCTCGACAATATTTTGTGATGGGCTGAAACATAAAAATAAGGTAGAAAATTCTGCACTCAAGTCCGTGTCCAAATCCATTTCTGAAGAACTACCACATTTTCAAGGGAGTGCTGAAGTCGAACCCTGTCCGAAAACCACGAGAATGGTGCAAAATATGGTGGTGTCCCAAAATAATCTGGATACACAAAATATAGTAAAAAATCCGttatctacgaaaatttcatGTGTTCCGCTTGCAAAGCTTCTTAGTGCCGCCGAGTCTAACGAGAGAAGCAAGGGTAACAGCGATGTCATTATTATAGACGAGAAGGAACCCAACCAGAGTAATAAAAGAGAAAATGCAAACAATAATATCAGACAAGTTCAGAACACAAAACAATTCTTTTCGAACATTGAAAGAATTGGAAACAAAAACATTTTGGATAAGACTGATGAAATAATACCGGTTATAGGTGTCGCTTCTAGCGTTAACGAGTCAAAAACATCATCAGGGTCAAGTATTTTTACCTTTGAATCTAAGaaaaatccaaataaaattGTGGGACTTGTAGGCGTCGAATACGTTGTAAAAGTAGTAAGAAATATAAACGATAAGAATGCGAGATATCAATGCAGCTTCTGTGACATTACTTCTGACGAGGCTGCGATGCATACACACCTACTTGGCTACAATCACCGTCTTAAATATTTTGAGAAGCATTTTCCTACGGCCATGCGACAGTACCGACAATATGTGTCGGAAGTTACAGAAAGTGATGTATGCAAAGTAATGATTCCCATTTTAGATAAACTGGCAATGGCTGTTGAGAAGTATTATGGTCGGGAATCTGCCTACCCTTGCTATGATAACTTTTATAAAACAAATCGTTTAGCCGTAGTTGCAAAAGTTTTTAATAGACGTCATTTTTCTGAAAAAACAGGACCGACGTTTACGCATGTCGTTGATCCGAAAGATGTCGAAAAACTATTGGAAAATACTCGTATAAAAAGTAACCAGCCAGTAAATGATGGAAGCTCCATTGTCAATTTATGTGAATCTCAAAACATAAATATATCTCAGGCTGTAAGCTATACAACTAACACCTATTTTAGCTACCCGAAGTTAGCTGAAGCACCTTTTACGGAGACCGTTGATGATGAAACACACAAGCGATTGGTTGAAAACTTTTTAAGAGATACCAGGAAATCTTCGGTCGCATCGAAACCGCCATTTCGAAATTTGAAGAGAGCTCGATCGCGGTCGCGCTCATCCGAACGATGGAAGAAACTGCCTAGCCCGGAATTGAAAAAGCAATACAATACAGAACGCAGATCATTATCACTGTCCCCGTTAAGAGATGGTGATATTTGGCAAGCGTACCGGCATATGGTTGATCAAAAAGTGCGCGAGTTGAACGTATCTTTTGAGGTGTACAAATCTGATCCGGAACAGCATCCTCTTTATCAAGTAGAGTGGCAAACCTTCTGGAAGCGACGCAAAGATGAACTTATAATGGCGGGAATTAACCATCGCTCTTATAATTTTCAAAATGAATGGATTATTTTCTTTAACGCGCGACTTGAAGAATTGTACAATCGCGATCTGGAGAATATTAAGCTAAAATGTAGAGATAGGTTGTGTTTGCCGCTGACAAATGACGAGTTAATGAATAAAAACTATCATGTTCGTACACCTGAGAGAATTAATATTAATATGGAGACAATGGGGACTCCGAAGAGCTCTCTGGGAAATCATGTTAATGATGACACCACAAATATTATTCACGTTCTTCGTCTTTTAACTGCACTAGAGGAATTTTTGGGAAGTTTGGGACCCTTTATTACAGAAATGTTAACCAAAGCATTACAGGCGCAGAAAGCTGATCCAGATAATATCCACAATCTATTGCTAACATCGGAGAATTGTGCCATATTAGAAACGACAAAAGAGAAATTTACAGGAATTTTAATTTCCAAAATATATGATCCTGCCAAGGAACGGGCCATTAAAAAAGCGATTAATGACACCGAAGCATTACTTAAAAACGTAGAGAAATCGATGAGGACTATCAATTCCAATTCAAAGGGTAACTCAGCTCATCAAATAACGAAAAAAATGGATAATCAAATGGGTAACAAAGATCTGTTTAATGTTCAAACGCCCATTGATAAGAGAGAACTAGCGGCAAAGCTAGCCTCTTCATTAATCTCTCAAGGCAAAACGTCGATAAACAGGGATGAACTTCAAAAAATCCTGCATGTGTATTCCCTGATTGAGAAAAAGAAACGTTTGGAAGAATTCGAGAACTTGGAAACTGGCCGAATGAACAATACAGCGGAGCCATTTCTACCAGATAATTTAAGTTATAACTCAAGTCATGATACCGTGTTGACGCAACGCTCTATAAGAAATTTTAATACAATGAATGATTGGAACAGTATGAATACTGGTCAAAACTCTTTTGCAAGTGCAGCTCACATGAATAATAAAAACTCTAACCCTCCTAACACCACCAACACATTTTCGTTTCGACATGGATTTGGATTGGACGGATACCAGAATAGTCAGTTTGACAGTGCTGCAGTAACGAGGAATCAGAGCAACAATATGCAAAAGTCTATGAACTTCTCTTCTATTTTCCCATGCGATCTAAATCAGAGGAATAACAGATAG